In the genome of Xenopus laevis strain J_2021 chromosome 1S, Xenopus_laevis_v10.1, whole genome shotgun sequence, one region contains:
- the LOC108707052 gene encoding LOW QUALITY PROTEIN: phosphatidylinositol 4,5-bisphosphate 5-phosphatase A-like (The sequence of the model RefSeq protein was modified relative to this genomic sequence to represent the inferred CDS: inserted 2 bases in 1 codon), protein MVFPQMDSPVPYSDQCVFVALPSPEIPPRPTTLSSPRLSPAGSGRSQPEGSSSFQTPLTVVQLSTRPFXPVGFSAPDRSQPEGSQRLHPLGSPINVRVDSGRSQPEGSCPSLLSPTRQYPPLPPPPSSPHRSPITSPRGSREVPRPRHRAHTSKSHEQHPPPDCIRPSQAETEISQGEGTLDGAGKDFRIYFITWNVGCAVPPSDLTSLLCLNARDDKIDMFVIGLQEVNSMINKRLKDALFSDQWSEVFMDVLSPFSYVLVSSVRMQGCLLLVFSKYFHLPFLRDIQTDCTRTGLGGYWGNKGGVSIQLSLFGHMVCFLNFHLPAHMENTDQRVDNFESILHLQQFQGPLANGVLDHDLVFWFGDLNFRIEDLDLHFVKSAIQGNKLALLWEKDQLNIAKIFKPVLNGFMEGPLTFPPTYKFDVGTNTYDTSSKKRKPAWTDRILWKMKSPIPQTTPPAKQQGMISTRSKELAVTLLSYGSHVQYTESDHKPVSAIFSLQYSSCIVAPLVQMLVHDEWLQPDDAHVIYRWSPAYMKSSWDWIGLYSVGFRHHKDYVSYVWAKSDEETERGQYQHEICLPDSEAGSSSDSSDSSSEEEDSTHILLRPKSRSPSPASARSPRSRSPALARLHDLILPNTSSQKSRSPSPKRTKSPKHDRAQRSRSRETTRHSKGKRVESPHVLQAITVPIMSPAAVGQGSNPQATICPSPSSPKPQLKLQSSSTQCHRDSHSSTKRQELL, encoded by the exons atggttttTCCTCAGATGGATTCACCTGTACCTTATTCTGATCAATGTGTGTTTGTTGCTCTGCCCTCACCTGAGATCCCTCCCAGACCCACTACTTTATCATCTCCCCGACTTAGCCCCGCAGGCTCTGGAAGGTCCCAGCCTGAAGGATCCAGTAGCTTCCAAACTCCCCTCACAGTGGTACAGCTCTCCACCCGTCCTTT ACCTGTTGGCTTTTCTGCCCCTGACCGATCCCAACCAGAAGGATCTCAGAGGCTCCATCCTTTAGGATCCCCAATAAATGTAAGAGTGGATTCTGGCAGATCACAGCCTGAGGGATCCTGTCCTAGTCTCTTGTCCCCAACCCGGCAGTACCCACCATTGCCTCCACCTCCATCCTCTCCTCATCGCTCTCCTATCACAAGTCCCAGAGGATCTCGTGAAGTCCCCAGGCCACGACACAGAGCACACACTTCTAAGTCCCACGAGCAGCATCCACCACCTGATTGCATTCGTCCATCACAAGCAGAAACTGAGATATCCCAAGGGGAAGGTACATTGGATGGAGCAGGGAAGGACTTCAG gatatattttatcaCATGGAACGTTGGATGTGCTGTGCCACCTTCAGACCTCACCTCCCTCCTGTGTCTCAATGCTAGAGATGATAAAATTGACATGTTTGTTATTGG GCTGCAGGAGGTCAATTCTATGATCAATAAACGCCTGAAAGATGCTCTGTTCTCAGATCAGTGGAGTGAGGTCTTTATGGATGTCCTCAGTCCTTTCAGCTATGTACTG GTCAGCTCGGTGAGAATGCAAGGTTGTCTATTGTTGGTGTTTTCAAAGTATTTCCATTTGCCTTTCCTCCGGGACATACAGACAGACTGCACAAGGACGGGCCTCGGAGGATATTGG GGTAACAAGGGCGGAGTCAGCATTCAATTGTCTCTTTTTGGTCACATGGTATGCTTTCTTAATTTCCATTTACCGGCTCATATGGAGAATACCGATCAGCGTGTGGATAATTTTGAAAGCATCTTGCATCTTCAGCAGTTCCAGGGACCACTGGCTAATGGTGTTCTGGACCATGA cttggTGTTCTGGTTTGGAGATCTTAATTTCCGAATAGAGGATCTGGATTTGCATTTTGTGAAATCTGCCATCCAAGGCAACAAGCTGGCTCTACTCTGGGAGAAGGACCAA TTAAACATAGCAAAAATCTTCAAGCCAGTGCTTAATGGATTCATGGAGGGTCCTCTGACTTTTCCTCCCACATACAAGTTTGATGTAGGGACCAACACCTATGACACAAG CTCTAAGAAGAGAAAGCCGGCCTGGACAGATCGCATTCTATGGAAAATGAAAAGTCCAATCCCTCAAACAACCCCTCCTGCCAAACAACAAGGCATGATCAGCACACGGTCTAAAGAATTAGCAGTGACCTTACTCAGTTATGGAAGCCACGTGCAGTATACAGAGAGTGACCATAAGCCTGTATCTGCTATATTCTCACTGCAG TACTCCTCCTGTATTGTTGCTCCTCTGGTCCAAATGTTGGTGCATGATGAGTGGTTGCAGCCTGATGATGCCCATGTCATCTATCGATGGTCTCCGGCATATATGAAGAGTTCCTGGGATTGGATTGGACTTTATAGT GTGGGATTTAGACATCACAAAGATTATGTCTCTTATGTGTGGGCAAAATCTGACGAAGAAACAGAGAGAGGGCAATACCAGCATGAG atcTGTTTGCCCGACTCAGAGGCAGGTTCTTCCTCTGACAGTTCAGATTCCAGTTCAGAAGAGGAAGATAGCACTCATATTCTTCTTCGACCGAAGTCCCGTAGCCCCAGTCCAGCTAGTGCACGTTCACCTCGGAGCAGGAGTCCAGCTTTGGCTCGTCTCCACGATCTCATCCTTCCCAACACTTCCAGCCAGAAGAGCCGCAGTCCCTCCCCTAAAAGGACCAAGAGCCCCAAACATGACAGGGCCCAGAGATCTCGGTCCAGGGAAACTACTCGTCATAGCAAGGGTAAAAGAGTAGAAAGCCCCCATGTGCTCCAGGCTATAACTGTGCCTATCATGAGTCCAGCAGCTGTAGGCCAAGGCTCTAATCCCCAGGCCACAATATGTCCCTCCCCCAGTTCTCCAAAGCCACAATTAAAGCTTCAGTCCTCCTCTACCCAATGTCACAGAGACTCACATAGTTCAACAAAGAGGCAAGAGCTGCTGTAA